In Gemmata obscuriglobus, a single genomic region encodes these proteins:
- a CDS encoding TIGR03915 family putative DNA repair protein, which produces MIVAAPDFAAWRAAARALLVAAVPPADVLFDDGTAPGLFAAGELPPAPTAAAPEVPRAFVALAEAVACHREAQRWDRLYRVLWRLTRGEPHLLALATDDEVSWLLRAEKSVRRDVHKMHAFVRFRAVGGHFVAWHRPDHRIVRRAAPFFRRRFPEMRWSILTPDESVTWDGVGLHFGPGVPAGAAPPPDVLEDMWKTYYRATFNPARIKLTAMKKELPVRHWATLPEAAIIPDLLSEAGDRVAAMVAHAEGAGSAAAFMPAARDLDSLRAAARSCTACGRCGPGAPPAFGVGPGGARVVLVGDHPRASGAADDLLAGALAEAGFDPAAVYRTHAVKRAPRPSPAAPREPHRGAGACRPWLTAELAALAPAVVVCLGPHAARAVLGPLFRFAERRGEPVAAGPVARAIATHHPSAVLRDPAGTGSEMGAELVRHLALARRLAARGPE; this is translated from the coding sequence ATGATCGTCGCCGCCCCCGACTTCGCCGCGTGGCGTGCCGCCGCCCGCGCGCTGCTCGTCGCCGCCGTGCCCCCGGCCGACGTCCTCTTCGACGACGGCACCGCGCCGGGCCTGTTCGCCGCGGGCGAACTGCCGCCCGCGCCCACCGCTGCCGCGCCCGAGGTGCCGCGGGCGTTCGTCGCGCTCGCGGAGGCGGTCGCCTGTCACCGCGAGGCGCAGCGGTGGGACCGGCTCTACCGGGTGCTGTGGCGGCTGACCCGCGGCGAGCCGCACCTGCTCGCCCTGGCCACCGACGACGAGGTGAGCTGGCTGCTGCGGGCGGAGAAGTCGGTGCGCCGCGACGTCCACAAGATGCACGCGTTCGTCCGGTTCCGCGCGGTGGGCGGGCACTTCGTCGCGTGGCACCGGCCGGATCACCGGATCGTGCGGCGGGCCGCCCCGTTCTTCCGCCGCCGGTTCCCCGAGATGCGCTGGTCGATCTTGACCCCCGACGAGTCGGTGACGTGGGACGGCGTGGGGTTGCACTTCGGCCCCGGCGTGCCGGCGGGCGCCGCGCCCCCGCCGGACGTGCTCGAAGACATGTGGAAGACGTACTACCGGGCCACGTTCAACCCGGCCCGGATCAAGCTGACGGCGATGAAGAAGGAGCTGCCGGTGCGGCACTGGGCGACGCTGCCGGAAGCCGCCATCATCCCCGACCTCTTGTCCGAAGCCGGTGACCGCGTCGCGGCGATGGTGGCGCACGCCGAGGGGGCCGGCTCGGCGGCGGCCTTCATGCCCGCGGCCCGCGACCTCGACAGCCTGCGCGCCGCGGCGCGTAGCTGCACCGCGTGCGGGCGGTGCGGGCCGGGCGCGCCGCCGGCGTTCGGCGTCGGCCCGGGCGGCGCGCGGGTGGTACTGGTCGGCGACCACCCGCGCGCGAGCGGAGCGGCCGACGACCTGCTCGCCGGGGCGCTGGCCGAGGCGGGGTTCGACCCGGCCGCGGTGTACCGGACCCACGCGGTCAAGCGGGCGCCGCGTCCGTCGCCGGCCGCCCCGCGCGAGCCGCACCGGGGGGCCGGCGCGTGCCGGCCGTGGCTGACCGCCGAACTGGCGGCGCTCGCCCCGGCCGTGGTCGTGTGCCTCGGCCCGCACGCGGCGCGGGCGGTGCTCGGCCCGCTGTTCCGGTTCGCCGAGCGCCGCGGCGAGCCGGTGGCTGCGGGACCGGTGGCGCGCGCAATTGCGACCCACCACCCGTCGGCCGTGCTCCGCGACCCGGCGGGAACGGGTTCCGAGATGGGGGCGGAGCTGGTTCGGCACTTGGCCCTGGCCCGCCGGCTCGCGGCGCGCGGGCCCGAGTAG